In a genomic window of Ignavibacteria bacterium:
- a CDS encoding HlyD family efflux transporter periplasmic adaptor subunit: MKYITSLSLWIAVSLLLFSCSKNGAEFDASGTFESVETIISAETAGRLDSFAIEEGQLLQADQLVGFIDTTQLSLKKRQLQAQIDALLTRRPEMAVQIASLTEQIKSATRERHRVERLMRADAATQKQFDDATSNVEVLTRQLDALRSNLRTTTSGLESETQPLVSQILQIDDQLIKSRIVSPMNGTVLTSYAEQYEMTGPGKPLFKMADISTMILRAYVTGDQFSQITIGQKMKVYVDKGAKDYTTYDGTVTWVSSKAEFTPKTIQTKDERANLVYAIKISVPNDGKIKIGMYGEVRF, translated from the coding sequence ATGAAGTACATCACCTCCCTATCGCTCTGGATAGCAGTATCGCTCCTTCTCTTCTCCTGCTCAAAGAACGGAGCCGAATTCGATGCATCGGGTACGTTTGAGTCTGTGGAGACCATCATTTCTGCCGAGACCGCGGGACGTCTGGATTCCTTTGCCATCGAGGAAGGTCAGCTGTTGCAGGCAGATCAGCTCGTAGGCTTCATCGACACAACCCAGCTTTCGCTAAAGAAACGTCAGCTCCAAGCACAGATCGATGCTCTCCTCACCCGACGTCCGGAAATGGCCGTTCAAATAGCATCCCTCACTGAACAGATCAAGTCCGCCACCCGCGAACGCCACCGGGTTGAGAGACTGATGCGTGCAGATGCCGCCACACAAAAACAGTTCGACGACGCAACCTCCAATGTGGAAGTGCTCACTCGACAACTCGATGCCTTGCGATCCAACCTGCGTACTACAACAAGCGGACTGGAAAGCGAAACTCAACCATTGGTCTCTCAGATCTTGCAGATCGACGATCAGCTGATAAAGAGCAGGATCGTTTCGCCAATGAATGGAACCGTCCTCACCTCATACGCCGAACAGTATGAGATGACGGGTCCAGGAAAGCCCCTTTTCAAAATGGCCGATATCTCAACAATGATCCTGCGCGCCTATGTAACGGGTGATCAGTTCTCACAGATCACAATCGGTCAAAAGATGAAGGTCTATGTTGATAAGGGGGCTAAGGACTACACCACCTACGATGGCACCGTAACGTGGGTGAGCTCCAAGGCAGAATTCACTCCAAAGACCATCCAGACAAAGGACGAACGAGCAAACCTTGTCTATGCTATCAAGATCTCTGTACCCAATGATGGAAAGATCAAGATCGGGATGTATGGGGAAGTGAGATTCTAA
- a CDS encoding ABC transporter ATP-binding protein codes for MNTVELHRVTKTYAKGTITAVSDVSFAVKRGELFGLIGPDGAGKTSIFRVLATLLLADSGTASIDGLDVVKDYRRIREVIGYMPGRFSLYQDLTVEENLNFFATLFGTSVTESRDLINDIYVQLEPFKDRRAGKLSGGMKQKLALCCALVHRPSVLLLDEPTTGVDPVSRKEFWAMLARLKEQGISIVVSTPYMDEANLCDRIALIQSGRLMSVDTPEGIIAGYDTPLFGARAEHMYLLQRSLLADPRIETCYTFGEELHLTFVNGAIHTLDDVVESLRSAGHKDVLITSIRPTIEDRFIRLMAQ; via the coding sequence ATGAACACTGTTGAGTTACATAGGGTGACAAAGACCTATGCCAAGGGCACGATCACAGCTGTGAGCGATGTGTCCTTTGCGGTAAAGCGCGGCGAGCTGTTCGGACTCATTGGTCCGGATGGTGCCGGGAAGACGAGCATCTTCCGTGTGTTGGCAACGCTATTGTTGGCTGACAGCGGCACAGCGAGTATCGATGGCCTTGATGTGGTGAAGGACTATCGGCGCATCCGTGAGGTGATCGGCTACATGCCGGGAAGGTTCTCACTCTATCAAGACCTTACAGTTGAAGAGAATCTCAACTTCTTCGCAACATTGTTTGGAACATCGGTTACAGAAAGTAGAGATCTGATCAACGACATCTACGTTCAGCTGGAGCCATTCAAGGATCGAAGAGCAGGCAAGCTGTCAGGCGGGATGAAGCAGAAACTCGCGCTCTGCTGTGCGCTCGTACACAGACCATCGGTGTTGTTGCTCGATGAACCGACCACCGGCGTGGACCCCGTTTCTCGAAAAGAGTTCTGGGCAATGCTGGCCAGACTGAAGGAGCAAGGGATCAGCATAGTAGTCTCCACACCATACATGGACGAAGCCAATCTCTGTGATCGGATCGCCCTCATTCAGTCCGGACGCCTTATGTCCGTTGATACGCCGGAAGGCATCATTGCCGGATACGACACACCCCTTTTCGGTGCACGTGCTGAGCACATGTACCTCCTTCAACGGTCACTCCTTGCAGATCCGCGAATCGAGACGTGTTATACCTTCGGAGAAGAACTCCACCTGACGTTCGTCAATGGGGCTATCCACACCCTTGATGACGTTGTGGAATCCTTGAGAAGCGCGGGACACAAGGATGTTCTCATCACGTCCATCAGACCCACCATTGAGGACCGCTTCATTCGGTTGATGGCACAATGA
- a CDS encoding ABC transporter ATP-binding protein codes for MTNSPIISVRDLTKTFGSFTAVDAISFDVAQGEIFGFLGANGAGKTTAMKMLCGLLSPSSGTATVAGFDLATQTENVKRRIGYMSQKFSLYEDLSVAENIQFYGGIYGLTRAEIKQKSAALAEDLGLTEEMHKLVRSLPLGWKQKIAFSVALLHDPAIVFLDEPTGGVDPVTRRQFWDLIYLAAHRGVTLFVTTHYMDEAEYCHRVSIMVDGAIKAMGTPHELRKQFGSSSMDDVFTLLARGAQRSAD; via the coding sequence ATGACCAACAGCCCGATCATCAGCGTACGTGACCTGACGAAGACATTCGGCAGCTTTACCGCCGTAGATGCTATCTCCTTCGACGTTGCCCAAGGTGAGATCTTTGGCTTCCTCGGCGCAAACGGGGCCGGGAAAACAACGGCCATGAAGATGTTGTGTGGATTACTCAGTCCTTCGTCCGGGACGGCCACGGTTGCAGGATTCGATCTAGCCACTCAAACGGAGAACGTAAAACGTCGCATTGGCTACATGAGCCAGAAGTTCTCGTTGTATGAGGATCTCTCGGTAGCAGAGAACATTCAATTCTACGGTGGTATCTACGGACTGACGCGTGCAGAGATCAAACAAAAGAGCGCTGCATTGGCTGAGGATCTCGGTCTGACAGAAGAGATGCACAAGCTCGTACGATCTCTCCCACTTGGCTGGAAGCAAAAGATCGCGTTTTCGGTCGCTCTCTTGCACGATCCAGCCATTGTGTTCCTAGACGAACCTACGGGTGGCGTAGACCCGGTGACTAGACGACAGTTCTGGGACCTCATCTATCTTGCTGCCCATCGAGGCGTAACGCTCTTTGTTACTACACACTACATGGATGAGGCAGAATATTGCCATCGTGTGTCGATCATGGTCGACGGTGCGATCAAGGCAATGGGCACACCTCACGAACTCCGCAAGCAATTCGGTTCCTCGTCGATGGATGACGTATTCACCTTGCTGGCACGCGGTGCACAGAGATCTGCAGACTGA
- a CDS encoding ABC transporter permease — protein sequence MKQLYTFVRKEFLHVLRDRKTLLILFGLPVIQILIFGFALTNEVKHATVFVRDDAHDDASRALIERIDASQVFDVVESEPAHLSLVIPSGFANDLSHSGHAMVQIISDASDPNRATTLNTYLTAIIVDHQLALTESQGFPYTIRTTTRFLYNPQLKGAPNFVPGVMALVLMLVCVMMTSISIVREKELGTMEILLVSPFRPLMVIVAKVIPYLLLSIVNITSILLLSVYVLGLPILGSIPLLFGMSILFIITSLALGVLVSTIAATQQVAMLVSMMGMLLPTLLFSGFMFPIENMPLPLQLISNLIPAKWYYNIVKAVMIKGLGIDAILKEVVILFGMSVLLTVISVRRFKVRLA from the coding sequence ATGAAACAACTCTATACATTCGTTCGGAAAGAGTTTCTTCATGTCCTGCGCGACAGGAAGACCCTTCTCATACTCTTCGGTCTTCCTGTTATCCAGATCCTCATCTTTGGTTTCGCTCTCACCAATGAAGTGAAACACGCAACGGTGTTCGTTCGCGACGATGCGCATGACGATGCATCACGTGCCCTCATTGAACGCATCGATGCAAGCCAGGTCTTCGACGTGGTAGAGAGTGAACCGGCTCATCTGAGCCTTGTTATCCCGTCTGGTTTTGCAAATGACCTCTCCCATAGTGGGCACGCCATGGTGCAGATCATTTCCGATGCCTCAGATCCCAACCGTGCCACTACTCTCAATACGTACCTCACCGCAATCATAGTAGACCACCAACTTGCGCTCACAGAGTCACAAGGGTTTCCGTACACCATCCGTACTACAACGCGGTTCCTATACAATCCTCAGCTCAAGGGCGCGCCGAATTTTGTGCCCGGCGTGATGGCACTCGTCCTCATGCTCGTTTGCGTGATGATGACGTCGATCTCCATCGTGCGAGAGAAGGAACTTGGTACCATGGAGATCCTCCTCGTTTCGCCGTTTCGACCGTTGATGGTGATCGTTGCGAAGGTGATCCCCTACCTCCTTCTCTCCATCGTCAACATCACGTCGATCCTCCTTCTGAGTGTGTACGTCTTGGGCCTACCCATACTTGGCAGCATTCCTCTGCTCTTTGGCATGAGTATCCTCTTCATCATCACATCGCTCGCTCTTGGCGTCCTGGTATCGACGATAGCAGCAACCCAACAGGTTGCGATGTTGGTTTCGATGATGGGGATGCTTCTCCCAACCCTTCTCTTCAGCGGGTTCATGTTCCCGATCGAAAACATGCCCCTTCCCTTACAACTGATAAGCAACCTCATCCCCGCCAAGTGGTACTATAACATCGTAAAGGCCGTGATGATCAAGGGGCTTGGCATTGACGCTATCCTCAAGGAAGTGGTCATCCTCTTTGGAATGTCCGTCCTCCTTACCGTGATAAGTGTGAGACGATTCAAGGTGAGGCTGGCATGA
- a CDS encoding ABC transporter permease codes for MRTLLFLLQKEFLQIFRDRIILAMILIMPTMQLILLPLAANYEVRHIGVSIVDHDRSAMSHQLIMKITATDYFDLVRYTGSYPEALQLIESNQTDVILEIPAGFERSLVRENEQTLFISTNAINGVKANIGAAYLNRIIMDFNSGVRADLLVDAKGLAQPLIDVRTIDRFNPHLLYHVFMVPGILALLLTMISVYLSALNIVREKELGTIEQINVTPITRLQFISGKLIPFWLLGFVTLTIGLLVARFVYGIVPVGNIGLIYLFSGVYLTAVLGLGLLISTVAETQQQAMFVAFFFMMIFIMMGGLFTSIESMPMWAQWLTYLNPVRYIIEVMRLVILKGAGLSEIRFHFLVVAAMAVVLNTWAVLKYRKMA; via the coding sequence ATGAGGACCTTGCTCTTTCTTCTGCAAAAGGAGTTTCTCCAGATCTTCCGCGATAGGATCATTCTGGCGATGATCCTCATCATGCCTACAATGCAGTTGATTCTGCTCCCGCTCGCTGCCAACTATGAGGTCCGCCATATCGGTGTGAGCATCGTAGACCATGACAGATCAGCGATGTCACATCAGCTCATCATGAAGATCACGGCAACGGACTACTTCGATCTCGTTCGGTATACGGGGTCCTACCCTGAGGCGCTCCAACTCATCGAATCCAATCAGACCGATGTCATCCTCGAGATCCCCGCTGGCTTTGAGCGATCACTCGTTCGCGAGAATGAACAGACGCTTTTCATTTCTACCAATGCCATCAATGGCGTGAAGGCAAACATCGGCGCAGCCTACCTCAATCGCATCATTATGGATTTCAATTCGGGCGTACGTGCCGACCTTCTTGTTGATGCTAAGGGGCTTGCACAACCCCTCATTGATGTACGAACGATTGACCGCTTCAACCCACATCTTCTCTACCACGTATTCATGGTACCGGGGATCTTGGCCCTCCTCCTCACCATGATCAGTGTCTATCTCTCGGCACTGAACATCGTACGAGAGAAGGAACTTGGAACGATCGAGCAGATCAACGTAACCCCGATCACGCGACTCCAGTTTATCTCCGGAAAGCTGATCCCATTCTGGCTCTTGGGGTTTGTGACGCTCACCATCGGACTCCTTGTTGCTCGGTTTGTCTATGGCATCGTCCCGGTAGGCAACATCGGACTCATCTACCTCTTCAGTGGCGTCTACCTCACTGCCGTACTTGGCCTGGGACTGCTCATTTCCACCGTTGCCGAGACCCAACAGCAGGCAATGTTCGTGGCATTTTTCTTCATGATGATCTTCATTATGATGGGCGGGCTCTTCACGTCGATCGAGAGCATGCCGATGTGGGCACAGTGGCTTACCTACCTCAATCCTGTACGGTATATCATTGAAGTAATGAGACTTGTGATCTTGAAGGGGGCCGGCCTCAGTGAGATCCGTTTCCATTTCCTCGTGGTGGCCGCGATGGCCGTTGTCCTCAATACCTGGGCTGTTCTGAAGTATCGAAAGATGGCGTAA
- a CDS encoding NADP-dependent isocitrate dehydrogenase: MNKINVANPVVELDGDEMTRIIWKFIKDKLILPYLNVDIKYFDLGMEHRDATDDQVTIDAAEAIKKYHVGIKCATITPDEARVEEFGLKKMWKSPNGTIRNILDGTVFREPIVCSNVPRLVPNWTAPICIGRHAFGDQYRATDFVTKGTGKLTITYTPNDGGETQSFDVYDFKGDGVAMAMYNTDESIRGFARACMNQSVMKGWPLYLSTKNTILKKYDGRFKDIFQEVFETEFKAKFDEMGITYEHRLIDDMVASALKWNGNFVWACKNYDGDVQSDTVAQGFGSLGLMTSTLITPDGSTMEAEAAHGTVTRHYRDHQAGKPTSTNPIASIFAWTRGLEFRGKLDGNQELITFCQTLEKVCVDVVESGRMTKDLAVCIHGNKVQHGEHYLYTEEFLDALDAELNARLA, encoded by the coding sequence ATGAACAAGATCAACGTTGCAAACCCGGTCGTCGAACTCGACGGCGATGAGATGACCCGTATCATCTGGAAGTTCATCAAGGACAAGCTGATCCTTCCCTATCTCAACGTCGATATCAAGTACTTCGACCTGGGAATGGAACACCGTGATGCAACCGACGACCAAGTGACGATCGATGCGGCGGAAGCCATCAAGAAGTACCATGTTGGCATCAAGTGCGCCACGATCACTCCGGATGAAGCACGTGTTGAAGAGTTCGGACTGAAGAAGATGTGGAAGTCGCCGAATGGCACTATCCGGAACATCCTCGACGGAACGGTCTTCCGCGAGCCGATCGTGTGTTCGAACGTCCCTCGTCTTGTCCCGAACTGGACAGCACCGATCTGCATCGGACGTCATGCGTTTGGCGATCAGTACCGCGCAACAGACTTCGTAACGAAGGGAACAGGAAAGCTCACCATCACCTACACACCGAACGATGGTGGCGAAACGCAGAGCTTTGATGTCTACGACTTCAAGGGTGACGGCGTGGCGATGGCCATGTATAACACCGATGAGTCCATTCGCGGTTTCGCTCGCGCCTGTATGAACCAGTCTGTGATGAAGGGCTGGCCGCTCTATCTGAGCACAAAGAACACGATCCTAAAAAAGTACGATGGTCGGTTTAAGGACATCTTCCAAGAGGTGTTTGAAACGGAGTTCAAGGCCAAGTTCGATGAGATGGGTATCACGTACGAACACCGTCTGATCGACGATATGGTAGCGTCGGCTCTGAAGTGGAACGGCAACTTTGTGTGGGCCTGTAAGAACTATGACGGCGACGTGCAATCCGATACCGTAGCGCAAGGTTTTGGCTCGCTCGGACTCATGACCAGCACGTTGATCACACCCGATGGTTCAACGATGGAAGCTGAAGCAGCCCACGGAACAGTAACACGTCACTACCGCGATCATCAAGCCGGCAAGCCAACGTCAACCAATCCTATCGCATCCATCTTTGCATGGACAAGGGGCTTGGAGTTCCGCGGTAAGCTCGACGGGAATCAAGAACTCATCACGTTCTGTCAGACCCTTGAGAAGGTCTGTGTTGACGTGGTTGAAAGCGGTAGAATGACAAAAGACCTGGCCGTTTGCATCCATGGCAACAAGGTTCAGCACGGCGAGCATTACCTCTACACAGAGGAGTTCCTCGACGCACTTGATGCGGAGCTGAACGCTCGTCTGGCCTAA
- a CDS encoding peptidylprolyl isomerase, producing the protein MYRIRVVRAPADTIGDIVIRLFPSMTPLHTRNFDSIARAGRYDQTAFHRVIPDFVIQGGDPNSISGPESSWGTGDPSQPTVNAEFTNIKHLRGRVGMARVEDVNSATSQFYICHGSPTFLDTRYTVFGETVSGFHVIDTVALAPRNASDRPLTKISVIVTYEGEDTTRPGVPVPLTPTMNASKVSTTVNTPFTWTAGSESLRSIIEISEDPLFASDVLADTVESPTTSVKLPAGLTKYHWRARADNGGALGDWSETFVLTTGVAAPPLLEPANGATNTSVEPTLRWEALAVEGSTYRLQVATSSVFQASQMVLNIGGLETPSHVVTGLGANKKYFWRINATVDGDSSVFSKPYTFTTGASTGVDEGEVTEVIELAPSPVLDVLTVKIRPLSGADARISIVDLQGNVVTEIRNSINSETESSVHISCANLVPGLYAVRCISGEAVTQRVFVKY; encoded by the coding sequence ATGTATCGTATTCGGGTGGTACGGGCACCGGCGGACACGATCGGTGATATCGTCATCCGCTTGTTTCCGTCGATGACACCGTTGCATACTCGGAACTTTGACAGCATTGCGCGTGCCGGTCGGTATGATCAGACAGCGTTCCACAGGGTGATCCCGGATTTTGTGATTCAAGGGGGCGACCCAAATTCAATCAGTGGACCGGAATCGAGCTGGGGGACCGGTGACCCATCGCAACCCACGGTGAACGCAGAGTTTACCAACATCAAACATCTCAGGGGTAGGGTAGGGATGGCCCGCGTCGAAGATGTGAACAGTGCCACCTCACAATTCTATATCTGCCACGGCAGTCCAACGTTCCTCGATACACGGTATACGGTATTCGGAGAAACGGTAAGTGGATTCCACGTTATCGATACAGTAGCCCTTGCACCACGGAATGCATCGGATCGCCCCCTAACAAAGATCTCGGTGATCGTTACGTATGAAGGGGAAGACACGACTCGTCCGGGGGTCCCTGTTCCGCTGACCCCGACAATGAATGCATCCAAGGTATCTACCACAGTGAACACGCCGTTCACGTGGACGGCCGGCTCAGAGTCGCTGCGTTCGATCATTGAGATCAGTGAGGACCCTTTGTTTGCTTCGGATGTACTTGCTGATACAGTGGAAAGCCCAACAACGAGCGTGAAGCTGCCGGCCGGACTGACGAAGTATCATTGGCGTGCGCGAGCGGACAATGGCGGCGCGCTGGGCGACTGGTCTGAAACGTTCGTCCTCACCACGGGCGTAGCTGCTCCTCCGCTTCTAGAGCCTGCGAATGGTGCCACCAACACCTCTGTAGAGCCAACTCTTCGTTGGGAGGCATTGGCCGTGGAAGGTTCTACCTACAGATTGCAAGTAGCCACATCGTCTGTGTTCCAAGCATCTCAAATGGTGCTGAATATCGGTGGACTTGAAACTCCCTCGCATGTGGTCACGGGTCTTGGTGCCAACAAGAAGTATTTCTGGCGTATCAATGCCACGGTTGATGGAGATTCAAGTGTATTCTCCAAACCATACACGTTCACAACAGGTGCAAGTACGGGAGTTGATGAGGGTGAAGTGACTGAAGTGATCGAGCTTGCGCCGTCACCAGTGCTTGATGTGTTGACCGTGAAGATTCGACCTCTGTCCGGAGCAGATGCTCGGATCAGTATTGTTGATCTGCAAGGAAACGTCGTGACGGAGATTCGTAACTCCATAAACAGCGAGACCGAGTCAAGCGTGCACATCAGCTGTGCCAATCTTGTACCCGGTCTCTATGCGGTACGCTGCATATCGGGTGAAGCCGTTACGCAACGAGTATTTGTGAAGTATTAG
- a CDS encoding type II toxin-antitoxin system HicB family antitoxin: MRYAIVIEKAGDSFSAYVPDLPGCVASGASIQEVEREIRNAIVFHIEGMRDDGIEIPTPTSTVEYLDIAV; encoded by the coding sequence ATACGCTATGCGATCGTGATTGAGAAGGCGGGAGATAGCTTTTCCGCCTACGTCCCGGATCTACCAGGATGTGTAGCATCGGGCGCTAGCATCCAAGAAGTTGAACGTGAGATCAGGAACGCGATCGTATTCCATATTGAGGGAATGCGAGATGATGGAATAGAGATACCAACTCCGACCAGCACGGTGGAGTATTTGGATATCGCTGTTTGA
- a CDS encoding DsbA family protein, producing MDATERPALHYFQDTLCGWCYGFGPVVSRLQQEWGYVLDVHVYAGGMVVGDRVGTLKDKASYIETAYKNVEELTGIRFGDVFVNDVLVKGEFVLDSTTPARALVAFRQFKPQEAVRLAHRLQQALYRDGLDLSLDDTYRRLAIEEDIDPEMFVALLRSDAVGSAVEEEFDYVGSLGIGGFPTLLYAEDDQAHLLSQGYASFDDIDTMLRVITKQI from the coding sequence ATGGATGCTACTGAACGCCCTGCCCTCCACTATTTCCAGGACACTCTCTGCGGCTGGTGCTACGGCTTTGGGCCCGTGGTTTCGCGGCTCCAGCAGGAATGGGGATATGTTCTGGATGTACATGTCTATGCCGGCGGAATGGTGGTTGGGGATCGCGTAGGCACGCTCAAGGACAAGGCGTCGTACATCGAAACAGCCTACAAGAACGTTGAGGAACTCACCGGAATACGATTCGGCGATGTCTTTGTGAACGACGTTCTGGTCAAGGGTGAGTTCGTGCTCGACTCAACAACTCCGGCACGAGCCCTGGTTGCCTTCCGACAGTTTAAACCTCAGGAGGCCGTACGGCTTGCACATCGGCTGCAGCAGGCATTGTACCGAGATGGATTGGATCTTTCCCTGGACGATACCTACCGTAGGCTTGCCATCGAAGAGGACATCGACCCTGAGATGTTTGTTGCTCTGCTACGTAGCGACGCGGTAGGGTCTGCCGTTGAGGAAGAGTTCGACTACGTTGGCTCTCTTGGTATAGGGGGCTTCCCGACTCTTCTCTATGCGGAAGATGATCAGGCGCATTTGCTATCACAAGGGTATGCTTCATTCGACGACATCGATACGATGCTGCGAGTGATCACAAAACAGATCTAA
- a CDS encoding NAD-dependent epimerase/dehydratase family protein, producing the protein MTSKNILIIGGTIFLGRHIAEEGLRRGHSITLFHRGIHGAELFPTCEHIVGDRASNVEQLRGRSFDVVIDTCGYKPGDLELLAEVLAPCQPHYIYISTISVFASYPKGLSFSEDAPLAPGNDGYGPEKARSEERVRDVYGDRATIIRPGLIVGPFDLTARFTYWPTRIERGGTVLVPGSPDRSVQFIDVRDLAAWVIHCASTEVLGTYNATGPDTRFTMNDLCGSCIRVTGSDAALTWIDDETLLAQDVAPWKDLPLWIPEDDEEMGGMMLADVRSALDKGLTFRSCDETVRDTLTWHHQAMPYAVHEAFSTLSAEREAEILRSVL; encoded by the coding sequence ATGACATCAAAAAACATCTTGATCATTGGCGGCACGATCTTCCTCGGCAGGCACATTGCCGAGGAAGGTCTGCGCCGTGGTCACTCTATCACCCTGTTTCATCGGGGGATACACGGTGCAGAACTCTTTCCGACGTGCGAACACATCGTTGGCGACAGAGCGTCCAACGTAGAGCAGCTCCGAGGCAGATCGTTTGACGTTGTTATTGATACATGCGGCTACAAACCCGGTGACCTAGAGCTGTTGGCTGAAGTGCTCGCCCCTTGCCAACCTCACTACATCTATATCTCAACGATATCGGTGTTCGCCTCGTATCCTAAGGGCCTTTCGTTTTCAGAGGACGCTCCGCTTGCTCCGGGAAACGACGGATATGGTCCGGAAAAGGCACGAAGCGAGGAACGAGTTCGAGATGTATACGGCGATCGAGCAACGATCATTCGTCCCGGACTCATCGTAGGTCCGTTCGATCTCACGGCGCGTTTCACCTACTGGCCAACACGGATCGAACGTGGCGGCACGGTACTCGTTCCCGGCTCTCCGGATCGTTCGGTACAGTTCATTGATGTACGCGATCTCGCTGCATGGGTCATCCACTGTGCGAGTACGGAGGTTTTAGGAACCTACAATGCAACCGGACCGGACACGAGATTCACGATGAATGATCTCTGTGGATCCTGTATCCGTGTAACAGGGTCAGATGCTGCCCTCACATGGATCGATGATGAGACCCTTCTTGCACAGGATGTAGCACCCTGGAAAGACCTTCCTCTTTGGATCCCGGAGGACGATGAGGAGATGGGTGGGATGATGTTGGCAGATGTTCGATCGGCTCTTGATAAGGGGCTCACCTTCCGCTCATGTGATGAGACTGTGCGCGATACACTCACGTGGCATCATCAAGCCATGCCCTACGCAGTGCACGAGGCATTCAGCACCCTAAGTGCAGAGAGAGAAGCGGAGATCCTTAGATCTGTTTTGTGA